A region from the Candidatus Gorgyraea atricola genome encodes:
- the pyrE gene encoding orotate phosphoribosyltransferase produces MKKEEILKIFEETRALLKGHFRLSSGLHSGDYLQCALVLQHPEYAGKLCSQLAENFKKDKPTCVVAPALGGVVVSSEVARSLGVRSLFTERKDGKMVLRRGFDIKPEDRVLVVEDVITTGLSTKEVLEVVKSFSATIVGVGSIIDRSGKKIDFGVKSISLLKLDLPVFPPEECPLCKKGIEITKPGSR; encoded by the coding sequence ATGAAAAAAGAGGAAATTCTTAAGATTTTCGAGGAAACTCGCGCACTTTTGAAGGGGCATTTTAGGCTTTCCAGTGGGCTGCATAGTGGGGACTACCTGCAGTGTGCGCTTGTGTTACAACATCCTGAATATGCAGGGAAATTATGTAGCCAATTAGCAGAGAATTTTAAGAAGGATAAACCTACCTGTGTAGTAGCGCCTGCCTTGGGAGGAGTGGTTGTATCATCTGAAGTGGCTCGCTCACTTGGCGTGCGCTCTTTGTTTACAGAGCGTAAAGATGGCAAGATGGTTTTAAGGCGAGGATTTGATATAAAGCCTGAAGATAGGGTCTTAGTGGTCGAGGATGTTATTACTACGGGCCTTTCTACAAAAGAGGTTTTAGAGGTTGTAAAATCATTCAGTGCTACTATAGTAGGCGTAGGTAGTATTATAGATAGAAGTGGAAAGAAAATCGATTTTGGTGTAAAATCAATTAGTCTATTAAAATTAGATCTCCCAGTATTTCCCCCCGAAGAGTGCCCTTTGTGCAAAAAGGGCATAGAAATCACAAAACCAGGCAGTCGTTAG